The Cynocephalus volans isolate mCynVol1 chromosome 12, mCynVol1.pri, whole genome shotgun sequence sequence GCAGCCTGGGGCTACTCTGAAAATGGTGGGCAGCACCAAgcgtgggggtggtagagcttacattggtatgttggcaccaagagctgggtgataccatcaaggaaggtcattatgctaatatggatgggggtggagaactgtgtcctgtccttgcggaagcaaaaggggtttctgtttaagtcaggaggcttctcgtaaagggaagaggggaggggcttggtgttGCAGTGGAAGTGGAAGCCGGCAGCTATTtcgtgctggtgcttattgtgtgcacaatggcgccggccacatccaaaatccatcagatACTTCTGTCTGTTACCTGCTGATGTGCCATATCAGGGTATCTAAGCTGGCCACATGGTGACTGCTCTAACAATGCATGCACATTCTGCACATTAGAGCCCCAGTAGTACTGTATTTTGAAATACTTAACATGAAAAAGCATGATGATGTGAAATCCTTTTTCAttaatacagtaattttcaacATTACCATTTGCCAATGAAAGGAAAACAAGAGCTAGTGGATTATTTCTATATAATTTCAACTATTGCAAATTCTGAACGACTTTGGAGAAGGTTTTACATTTTCTATCACCCACTTCTGTGATTGGTTTTCTTTGATGGTGACCATCAGTCATTTTAAGAAATCAGTACTAAAGCTCTTGATCAGGATGTGCTTAGCCATTTTTCAAGCACAAAATCTAATATAGAAATTGTGTTCACAGAAGTAAGTTGTGTTTGGgaagttttatataaaattagtATATATATAAAGGCTTCCCTattactgtatattttattttccttactgaagaggcagtgtAATGAATTTTCTTGCATTAGCCCTATCTAGATACCTCCAAACCCCCTTCAGTGTGCCCTGGTGTGTTATTCAAATCTCAGTGCTTTCTACATGTGCTGTGACGGGAGAAATGTTGGAAGTAGTGCATTGAGctacttcttccaggaagccttccaggAACATCCCAAACTGTTGTCAATGCACATTCACAACTTTATAATTACTCTCATTATATGTTTCTGCTGGCTTGTTTTCTTCCTATTCTATTCCCCTATCCCTACTCTCATTGGATTATGACTcctgtgagggcagggaccttaTCAGTTATTTTCTGAATACCAGGAGTGTCCTATGGCCTCTGGTTCCCTGACTCTGTCTGAGGATGTTCTCTGACTCCAAGTTCCCTCTAGCTGGTCTCTCTAAATAGGGCCCAGACCACTTCATTCCTGGTACACCAGGTTAAGGTTTCTCTCTGCTGGGTCCAGCCTCCAAACCTATTGTATCAATCGAAGTCCTTGATGGCAACAGAAGCTGCCTGGATgatgaagcagaaaaataatttattaaaaaaatataaggtAGTTCACAGAGTTGTTGGGAGGTCAAGAGACCATGCTGGAGGCTAAGCTTCCAGGAGTAACTCCCAAACACAAACTGGTCAATTGAGGGTGCTGCCACCAGGACCAGATGCCACTTCTAGGCTGGCAACTTGCTGTTGCTGCCTTCTTTGCAGTTCCTGAGGGAGTGCACTCTGCTCCTGGCCTCTGAAGGGCACCAGCTATTCAAAGTCAGGCCTGGGAGCATTTGATCTGGAACCAGATCACGTGCCTGGGAAGCTGGCAGGGCTCTCAGCTGTacagggaaggggtggggtgtgGTCTTTCTCCCCACCATCCTTCTAAAGTGGAGAATTccccaaacattgaaagagggcCAAAGGCTGCGTGGCCTCAAGGAGTGTTAAGTGTGTACTCTCCAGGTCCTAGCCAGGATGGCCTGGGGGGAAGGTGGTACAGGATCAAGCTGATGGCACAGGGTAGGAGAACAGTGACACAGGGAGATCCTCTTGTCCAGTCAGACATGTTATCACTAGCTATGGATGATGTCAAAAATCAAGGGTCGGGAAGGCAGGGAAGAGGATTCATGTGCAATATTTCAAGGGGGAGCAGGCTTTATCATTTGGGAGGTTAGGGCTAGACTGGCATTTCCAAACCTAACGGGGAGACAGAACATGaggtttaaaatagttcaataaaCAGAATTTTATGTAGCACTTTAGAGTTTCTAAAATGATTCTATGAGCATTATTACACTCGAGTGActctttaaataaatgtttgttgagctaTTTAAGGAGTGATGGGGAGGCAGTTCTCCTTCCCTGTCTTTAGGTTTCTAACAGCTTAAAAGTGGGtgaagaaatatggaaaataattgcaattaattaaaaaaaggttTATAATAGTAGTAGCACAAAGCAGGGAGTAATGAGATATGTTtggtaaaaggcgaaagatttatacgatctgaagagaaaccagagtatgagATATGTTTGGGATAACAAATGTCAAGGAGAAATTTCTTGAGTCGGGTCTTGCATGAATAGGAATTTGCTAGGTGTACATGTTAGGTAAGATGTGTGCATGGGAAATTTCCAGCAGAACAGCCTGTGAAAAGGCATAGAGATCCAAAAAGCCTGCCTGGGGTGGGGAGATTTGTGGGAAATGAGCTTAGAAGGTCAGGCAGAGGCTGGACTACAGAGAAATACACTGATTCCCGTGCTCGAATCACTCCTTAGCAGAAGAGTAATGTCTCTGTGAGGAATAAGTACTGCTTGAAGATCAGAGGGGTCGTGGGAGGGAAGACTGGGTTCCCAGCATTTCCTGGACAGCTCATATTATTGATGAAATGTTGGCTGGGGCAGGGAGGTTGTGGCTTCTCACTTAGAGGCAGAGCTTTTGAAGGTTCTTGTCTGGAGAACATGGAGGTGGTAATGTGTGTGAGAGGCGGAGAGACCAGAGAGGCATTAGCTGGAACAGTTTGTGCTTTTACATCAGCCTTCTGCTGCTCTAGTTACGGAGGACAGCAGGGAGATAAAGTAGTGGAAGCCCCTGTGTGTAGCCTGGGCAGGTGGCAGACAGCAGCATCTCAGCACCAAAAGGGTGGGAGAGCTTTGCTTTCACAGTTTCCTGCTTCTGGCTCCTTGGTTGACTCTAGCTCTGGATCTTGTTTCTCAAGCTGGTGGATCTCCTGGAATCCCTAACCAGGTCTCTCCTAAATGACGTCCAGAGCATGCGACTCCAAGATGTTTCTGGGAGACATGTCATAGGATCTCTTGGCAAAAAGTTTTTCCTGATGTCTAGTCCTGGTCCTTCTCGATACAGTACCATTGTCCCTTTTGTGCTGCTTTCTTGGGAAGGAGAGAGCCCTATGACTAGAACCCTCAGACACTCCTCCTCCTGAAGGCTGAGAGCAGAACAAATGTACCACAGAGTAGAGTGGGACTCGGACACAGGTGGAAGAAAACATCACCGAACAGCCAGGTAAACTCCACAGGCTCTGGAGGGTCACTTAATTGGATATCCAGTTCATAGACATTTGCCCTCATGACTTACATGGACCTCTGATTACTGGTGTAGTCATGGCAATCAGGTTGCTCAGGGATCCAGAACAATCTAGAAGATGCAAAATGTTCTTCCTTCAAAGGTAGGAATCCTTCCCATTCTACCTTGACCCATGCTCCGGTAGTGAGTCTGGGATGTGGAATAGGATGTAAGATATAGAATTGTCTCTGGTTTAATTCCAGCATTTTCTGCCAGGATGGTTTCTATTAACGTGGGGTTGAAGTCCAGCACCTGAAGGCTAGGAGCAGGAGCAGACAGTGAGCGAACAGATAGATGTCCCTGAGTCCCTTTAGGGTGAGGGGACCTGCCTCTTCACCATGTGTTGCAGGGCCCCTGTCACCTCCTTGTTCCTAAGAGTGTAGATAATGGGGTTGAGCATGGGTGTGAGGACTGTGTAGAAGAGACTGAGCACGCGGTCTGTGGTGACAGAGGAGCCTGCGTGGGGCCGAATGTAGGTGATGCTGGCCGTCCCAAAGAAGAGGGAGACCACCAGCAGGTGGGAGGAGCAGGTAGAGAAGACCTTGTGGCGTCTCTGGGTGGAGGCCATTGCCAGGATGGCACTTAGGATGCAGGCGTAAGAGGTGACAATCAGAGAGAAGGGGACCATGATGAAGACCACGGTGGCTGTCATCACGGAGATCTCACTCCTGTGCTTCCCAGCACTTGCCAGCCTCAATACAGGCAGGATGTCACAGAGGAAGTGTGGGATGATTGGGTGACTGGGGAAAGGCAGAGTGAAGATGAGGGTGGAATGGGTGGTGGCTGTGACAATGCCCATGAGCCAGGAGGTGCCCACCATGGCCACGCAAGCCCGCCGGCTCATGAGACTGGAGTAGTGCAGGGGCCTGCAGATGGCGGCGTAGCGGTCGTAGGCCATGGCCGTGAGCAAGCAGCACTCCGAGATGCCCAGGACAATGAAGACGTACATCTGGGCTGCACAGCCCTGGAAGGAGATAGCCCGGGGCTGTGGGGAGGTGAGGTCAGCCAGGGTCCTGGGCACAATGTCAGTGGTGTAGAGGAGCTCCACCACTGAGAGGTGGCgtaggaagaagtacatgggtgagtgcagggcagggctggcctgCGTGAGGAGAATGATCAGGGAGTTGCCCAGCAAGGTGACCAGGTAGACCAGAAGCACCACCCAGAAGAGGGGGCACTGCAGGGCCCTGAGGTCAGAGAATCCCAGAAGGAGGAATTCAGGCAGTGTAGTTTGATTTTCCTTAGCCATCACTCCAGGCCAAAACCTACGGCACagccaagaaagaaaagttatttagAAACAACATTTCTGTGATTCAGtgtatttatccatttctgttgcttataacgtaaatacccgaaactggataatttgtaaagaagcagtaattattgcctacagttttggaggctgggaagtttaaagtccagggaacacatctggtgtagtgactctacagcaatgcagggtgtcacatggtgagactggcaaagcagagagatagactctcacatgctcttcttttaaagccttcagaaccatgcccatgaccaccattaaaccatcagcttattaatccatttactagggcatggtcctcacaatctaatcacctcttgagggcctcacctttcaattacaataataggattttccactgtcttaacactgtcacagtgagggttaagtttctaatacatggactttaggagacacaattcaatccacagcattcagTAAAGCACTTTCCATACAGTCCCTCTCAAAACCAAGTGagacagtggtgcgttggacttgcagaaggagagaacataccttaggatacaaagtggagtgggagtggggagagggggagggggagggggtgggaggtaatggggtgggggacacagggtacaaacgcaatttgtgttaatgggcaagctgccagtgtgaatctgaccttcacatcttggacatgaggggtgacaaccagctctgtatctcatgaatattcataaccaataaaaacaaccccccccaaaaaaaacccaagtgAGAGAGTTGGTATTTTTGCCTTTATGAATGAATCTTGGATCTTCCtcaaattaaataacttgcctgtgGTGATATCTAGGGAGTGGCAGGACTGGGACTTAAATCCAGGTCTCTTGACTCCAAATTCTATGCATTTCCCCCCATTCCCCATGCTCTGGTCCTGTGTCCAGGGCCAGCTCCTGTGTGCAGAGACCCCAGCTCTGTACTTTGGGCCTTTCAGAGCAAGGGATGGAGTGGCAGCTGTGACCTAGGCCACTTTGTCCTCTCTAGACTGAAACTGCAGCTCAAAAGAAACAGTAACACCAGGGACTGTTCCATGCTGGTGTCTGATGATCCCCATGGTGAGATGTGGATTTGGAATGTCACACAATAATATGACTATTTGTCATAATTCTGCCCAATTTTATCATGCTTTGGGATGCTTGCACCTGCCCTGATCCCTTTGTTCTCCTCCTATCTGGGCCCCTATGATTGGCTACACTAGCTGCTCTGTCCCACTGCAGAGCACTGTCTCAGGCCTCCTGCATTGCAACAGTGTCCCCCCTGCAGAGGATGTTTCTATTCATTCTGTTAAAATCCCACTCATCCTTCAAGCCTCATCTCAAGTTCCACCACCCCTATGGCAGCTTTCTATTCTCCTCATGCTCAGAAATAAGTATCCATGGCATTTCAGGATTGAAAGTGACATTTGGGGTCACTTTTCCATGTGACAGTGCTCAGATCATATCTACATTCTAGAAGGGTGCTGTGCAGTATCTATTTGAACATCTGCAGTGATGGGGAACTTACCACCTATTGAGGTGGCCCCTTCTAGCTTTGTCCTCTGCTGCCTGTAGGAAAAGTCTTTGTGATAGTGGTCTTGGCTAAATACTTAGCATTTCATAGAATTTCTAACATCTTTTGCACCAGACAGCCCTTCAAGTATTTGAAGTCACTTTTATCCATGCTCTCATGAGACAGTGCTTGTGCCTTAGTCCCAGCACTTATTAGTGTAAAGTCTCCACTGTAAGATCCTGTAGGACAAGGTGGAGAGATGGGGGCGGGGGGTGTCTGCTTTCATAGCTGCTAATGTTTCGCAAGTGCCTGGTCCCtctcaggcactatgctaagggCTTAATATTCATTAAGTTACTGGATCTTCAGAATCACACTACGACATAGGaaccttttcctccattttacagatgaggaaatagaagcCAGGACAGTATAAGTAACTTTCTTAAAGCCACATATCTAGTAAATGAGAGATATGGCTCAAACCTAGGTCTATCTAACTCTAGATcctgtgcttttaaccactaAGTTATCAACTGTCTTACAGGTTAGTTTAATCACCTGAACAATTAGCACAGTACTTGGAACATTCCAAGCGTTCACTAAACGTTtattagatgaataaatgaaaccTAGTTACAAAGACGGAGGACTGAGGAACAGAAAATTTAAGTGATTTGCCTAAAGTTAGGCAGCTAGTTAGACAAAGACAGGAAACCGAGCCAAAGTCTTTCAGAAGTGCTGGGTCCTGAGATTTGCCGAACTTTGATTACTCACATCCACTCCACACATGACATTAGTCCTTCCATCTTCTTATTTAGGCAACAGAGTCTCAAACTTTCTGCCCATGGCTCATGGACCTGACTTTCATCCCACCCCTTACTCTGCCCTCTCAGGTATGTTTTGCCTTAAGCCATTTACTTTAGCCTACATTTAGACAttgctgtgtgctgggcactgtgcagTATCTCAGTTGATCTTTATAACAACACTAGTgataattgttatttttgttattgaagATAAGAAACCAGAGCTCTGAGAGTTTAAATTACTTACCCAAGATCGCACTGTTGGCGAATAGCAGAAACAGAAGTGTAACTTCAAGCCTGAGGTTTCAACCACCACACCGACTGTGTCTCCAGTGAGGCCAGAAGTCTCACTCACCCTGCACTTTTGGGAGATGAACTTGCATCTAGGCAGTTTGGATGGAAGGAATATCTGAGTCCATTGGTCCTCTCTATTCTCATCAAAAACCCTTCAGATGCCCGTACAACTTAGATAGCATAAAATAGATCCTgctgttttcaaatttaaaaaattttttaaagaaatatttggacAGTCACCCATGATTCCATCACCTTAGttaaatacttttctttcttgtatattgCCCTCAAGTTTTTGTCCCACTGCAAACACATTTTACATGCTTATAATCACAGTGTATGTACTATTTtgccttctccctttcctttttaatgtttGCTGTAAGCATTTTGCCATGAGACCACATAGTACTCTGAACGATCCCTTTACAAAAACAGTTTTTATAGTAGTCCATTGAATTTCCCCACTaacatttaacaaacatttctcatACTCTTGTGGTTTAAgttgctccatttttttttttactattgtagATAATGATGCAAACAAATCTTTGCACATGTCTCAGTTTGCTTCTGTTAACTTATTCCCCTAGGATAGATTTCCAGGAGTGAAATTATTGACTAAGGGTATGGACATTTTTATGGGTCTAGCCATGTTATACAAGTATATGTTTTTGGATTCCTCTATCCGGATTCATGAGTGGCTACcccagccttccttccttccttccttcctcccctaaGTAAAGCCGGTCTGTCCTTCATCCGATCCTGTCTGTCCTCACCAAGGCCTCTGCCTCCATCCACAACTCACCTTTGCACACTATGAGCACCTCCCTACTCTCAGCTCTAAATTTTGCCTCAAAACATCGTCCTGAGGGTGAAGAGGCAAGTTTCTCCCAGACCCTCTGCTCTGCCCTTTCCTGCTCCTCAGCTCCCTCCTCTAGTTTCCACTTGGATTTTGTTAATTTCCCTCTTGCACTTCTCACATGTCCTGACACAGTTGGGACAATCTTCAGAGAGGCACTGGCCCTGAAGCCACTGTTGTCCTTTTCAAAGCCTCCCACAGAGGAACGCTGAGGAGGACAGAGAGTAAGTGCCCACTGGGTCACAGAGAGGGgaagaggtttttttaaaaaatttacttttaattgtggtgaaaacacttaaaaaatttaccatctttaacatttttaagtgtgtaggtcagtagtgttaagtatattcacattttttaaatttaaaaatttttttgtcattattagcatattcatcgttaCAAATTGTAATCTTTCCCCAGGTCTCCACCTGACCTATCACTGCCCAAGCCCCgccccttccccccatctctagtatccttagctttgttttcgctttctgaaagttcagcgtattattgtggtctctcgtctctctctctctccctctctgtctctttcttttatccttccTGTGTAACAAATCtctagaattttttcatcttgcagaactgaaactctgtactcattaaacaactCCCTAGTTATCCCTCCCTGTAGctctttttaaagtagaaaaacaacCCTTATGCCTCCAATAAGCCTTGGTGAGACAGGGAGATGGATAAATTGATCATGGGTATGTGGATGGAGTGACAGACATCCTGTGGATAACTGGCCAGATGGACAGAGGATGAACCCAGAGGGGTGTGGCTGGCTGCGTGACTGTTCTGCCTGCGACCCCGGAATGCAGGAGGAGAGGCTCTTAAGGCTGTATGGAATGGAAAGCAGCTCCTGAGGAGTAGGTTTGGCATCATGGGGGCAAGGCGGCTGGGATTCTGGAGGCTGACAGGGGGTGTGGGAAATGGGAGGAAGGACAGGCTTCATTGAGTCAGGGAGCATGGCCAGACAACTAACATTTCTctttcagattttttgttttgcctAAAGTATTAATGGGAGCTGCACATGGGgtagtgtatgtatgtgtgtgagtgctCGGGTGTATGTGGGGCAGCAAAGGAGGATACAGGCAGCTCTGTCCGTGGGTTCTGGGATGGGGACCATTAACAGGAACCCAAGAGACACTGACCACGGACAGTGCACAGGTTTTGATGACCACATGATTTACATACCACACTCAAGTCCACAGACCTGCACCCCTACCCACTGCATCACCCCACCCTATCCTATTAGACATACCAGAAACATGCATGTCACACAATCACCACACTCATCTCATGGTACCCCCCTCACAGCACACCTACTCACACCACACGCCAAAGGCTCGCATGGTCTGTGTATTTACACACTTGCCTTGCTCTGTTCTGTGCATTTCTATCTGGCAGAAGTTGTCCAGCATTCACTGTCTCCTTCCCAGCCCTTCTCCCAAGCTGGTGGCATCTGAATCACACTTGCAAATGCAATAGTAGAGATTTGGGACTCTTCTCTTGGATTCTTTTCTCCCATGCTTGGGGACAGGTACTGGTTCCTTACACACACAGAGAGCTCCTGAGTGGGCCCTGATCTGCCCACTGTTCTTCTCCTTCCTGTCCCTGGCAGGATCTAGCTTTATCAGGGAAAGACCCAGCACTGCCCAGCACTGTGTGGGGCACTTACCTGGGGGAGATGGAAATGGCCACCCAGCCAGGGTAGCTCGGTACAGGTTGGGCTCTGCTATTCCTGTCCCTCTTCCCTGGAAGTCGCAGCCTCTGTGGTGCCCACAGTTATTCTCCAgctggtgttatgcctccaccctGGGGGGACCTGGAAGGCCCTGACTCTTGGGGTTTCCCTGGGTAACCCTGAGCTGACGTGGTGTCATGAGCCAGATAATTCTGTCTGGGTCCCAATGactgctctttctttcttcctctccttaagCTCATTTCTCTTGGCCAAGCTGTGTCCTTCCCCATTTCCTCACACCTCATCCTGGATAACTATGGCTTCCACACTCACGAAGGGTCTCCTTGGTCACAGACGGCATGAGGTTTGAGAATCTCCCTCTCTCATGTCTGAATCTCACCATGGGTAATTCATTCCTGTGCATGAAATCTTGGCTCCCTGTTAAATATAGACGCTTCTGGGGGATTCTAGAAGTTAATAACAGTGAAGTATGACTTAGTCACTGATCTCCATGCTTGGTTTGCTTTTTAGAAAGAAAGTGTCCCAGTGAGGAGTCTGGTTATCTAGGGCTTCATGGGAGGGAGGATTGGGTTTCCATCAATCTCCGAGTCTCTCATGTCCCTGCAGATGTACTGAGTGAGCTCCTTGTACAGAGAGGTAAGTCTTCTAAATGTTTTTAGTCAAGGAAGGGTTGGGGGATGGTGAGTGTGGTAAGGTTTGTGGGTAGAATGGAGGTGCTACCTGAAATGTCCTGGGCCTTTGCCTCAACCCCTGATGCCCTGTAGCTGACACGTGCTGTCTCCACTTTTTAtctcccatttttctccatctgtacCTACCTCTCCATGGATTCTCTCTTATCAAGACCACCAGAATCCCCCATGTTGCCAAACCCAATGTTCAATTTTCAGTGCTCACTTAGtttctcagcagcatttgacacattTCATCCCTTCTCCTTCTTGAGACATTTTCTCTAACTTCTGTGACTCCCCAGTATGCATCTCTGGCTCTGGCCTCTCCTAGTATATACAACTGAGTATCTCCCCTTAGATTCTTAGTGGTATCCCAAACCCACCATTTCTCAAAGAGAACTCTTGTTCCTCTCCCAAGCTTCCCCAGCACAGTAAGTGACCTGTTGTCACTCCGTTAGTCAGACCAAGAATCTAGCTGTCAGTTTTAATTCATGTCTTTTCTTAACACCCCACATTCAATTTCTCAGCAAGTCTTGGCATTTCTGCCTCAAAAATTTAATCTCAAACAACCCCCTCTCACCATCTTTACTGCTGAAGTCCTGGTCCAGCAAATTGTCTCCCGCTTGGGCCATTTCTGCCCTCCACAATCTTGTCTCTGCTGAGTCAGTGTGATTTTCTCCAAGTGTAAGTCAGATGATATCACTCCCCTCCTTTAAACTCTTCAACAGCTCAGTAGCTTCTCATTTTAGGTAGAGTAAAATGCAAACCCTTCCATTGATTTACAAGACCCTAATGATTTAGTCCCTGTATATTAAGTGTGTCTTTTTATTCTGATATTTTGATGTCTGGGGCCTTACTAACCCTGGGGAGACTGCCCTTCTCAGGGCCAGCTAATTCTTAGACATAACACCTATAAGCAttcctttcatatgcaaaccaaccacTCCAGA is a genomic window containing:
- the LOC134391519 gene encoding olfactory receptor 10P1, which gives rise to MAKENQTTLPEFLLLGFSDLRALQCPLFWVVLLVYLVTLLGNSLIILLTQASPALHSPMYFFLRHLSVVELLYTTDIVPRTLADLTSPQPRAISFQGCAAQMYVFIVLGISECCLLTAMAYDRYAAICRPLHYSSLMSRRACVAMVGTSWLMGIVTATTHSTLIFTLPFPSHPIIPHFLCDILPVLRLASAGKHRSEISVMTATVVFIMVPFSLIVTSYACILSAILAMASTQRRHKVFSTCSSHLLVVSLFFGTASITYIRPHAGSSVTTDRVLSLFYTVLTPMLNPIIYTLRNKEVTGALQHMVKRQVPSP